The Xiphias gladius isolate SHS-SW01 ecotype Sanya breed wild chromosome 4, ASM1685928v1, whole genome shotgun sequence genome includes a window with the following:
- the LOC120788658 gene encoding protein yippee-like 5 gives MGRIFLDHIGGTRLFSCANCDTILTNRAELISTRFTGATGRAFLFNKVVNLQHSEVQDRVMLTGRHMVRDVSCKNCNSKLGWMYEFATEESQRYKEGRVILERALVRESEGFEHVPSDNS, from the exons ATGGGGCGCATCTTCCTGGACCACATCGGTGGGACTCGCCTCTTCTCCTGCGCCAACTGCGACACCATCCTGACCAACCGAGCCGAGCTCATCTCCACACGCTTCACCGGAGCCACCGGCCGAGCGTTCCTGTTCAACAAG GTTGTGAATCTGCAGCACAGCGAGGTCCAAGACAGGGTCATGCTGACAGGAAGACACATGGTGCGGGACGTCAGCTGCAAGAACTGCAACAGCAAGCTAGGCTGGATGTATGAGTTCGCCACCGAGGAAAGCCAGCGCTACAAGGAGGGCCGTGTCATCCTGGAGAGGGCGCTGGTGAGAGAGAGCGAAGGCTTCGAGCATGTTCCCTCCGACAACTCCTGA
- the slc35a1 gene encoding CMP-sialic acid transporter, with protein sequence MGGENVSLVFKLYCLTVMTLVAATYTVVLRYTRTISSGDLYFSTTAVCITEVIKLILSLGMLAKETGSPIRLKNSIVEHVFFSPKELLKLSVPSIVYAVQNNMAFLALSNLDAAVYQVTYQLKIPCTALCTVLMLNRSLSQLQWFSVFMLCGGVTLVQWKPAEATKVQIEQNPFLGFIAIAVAVLCSGFAGVYFEKVLKSSDTSLWVRNIQMYLSGIVVTLIGVYITDGEKVLEKGFFFGYTPWVLFVVFLASLGGLYTSVVVKYTDNIMKGFSAAAAIVLSTVASVILFGLQITFTFTSGATLVCISIYLYGLPKQDTPKMSRQDTDSESKQKLITV encoded by the exons ATGGGCGGCG AAAACGTGAGTTTGGTCTTCAAGCTGTACTGCCTGACAGTGATGACTCTGGTGGCAGCCACATACACGGTGGTACTGCGGTACACAAGGACCATTTCGTCAGGAGACCTGTACTTCTCCACAACCGCAGTCTGCATCACCGAGGTCATTAAATTAATACTGAGCCTGGGGATGCTGGCAAA AGAAACAGGAAGCCCCATCAGACTGAAGAATTCCATAGTGGAACATGTGTTCTTCAGCCCAAAAGAGCTGCTGAAGCTGAGTGTGCCGTCTATAGTGTATGCAGTTCAGAATAACATGGCCTTTCTTGCTTTGAGCAACCTTGATGCAGCAGTTTATCAG GTGACCTATCAGCTGAAGATCCCGTGCACGGCCTTGTGTACAGTCCTCATGCTGAACCGCTCTCTCAGCCAGCTGCAGTGGTTCTCCGTCTTTATGCTCTGCGGGGGTGTCACACTTGTGCAATGGAAGCCTGCAGAGGCCACTAAAGTCCAG ATTGAGCAAAACCCGTTTCTTGGGTTCATCGCCATTGCCGTTGCTGTCCTTTGCTCTGGATTTGCAG GTGTGTACTTTGAGAAGGTGTTGAAGAGCTCAGACACATCCCTGTGGGTGAGGAACATACAGATGTACCTGTCTGGCATTGTGGTCACGCTGATTGGTGTTTACATTACTGATGGTGAAAAAGTCCTGGAAAAAGGCTTCTTTTTTGGTTATACACCCTGGGTGTTGTTTGTAGTAT TCCTGGCTAGTTTGGGAGGTCTATACACGTCAGTGGTGGTGAAGTACACAGACAACATCATGAAGGGCTTCTCTGCTGCAGCCGCCATTGTTCTCTCAACTGTGGCGTCCGTCATTTTGTTTGGACTACAGATAA CATTCACATTTACCTCTGGTGCCACCCTTGTGTGCATTTCCATCTACCTATATGGTCTTCCAAAGCAAGACACACCCAAGATGAGCCGGCAAGACACAGACAGCGAATCCAAACAGAAACTGATCACTGTGTGA
- the rars2 gene encoding probable arginine--tRNA ligase, mitochondrial, whose amino-acid sequence MACFFRRRIAEKLGRTLKQPEDAFIPALSAVPVFKKQKTADFKLSVSTLRTEGILPSSGDIQLQTENLATQLKQDSVVEHISADCGVINFTVNRKLLVQKILEPLGKQEGEKFGLDSELFSTLKRGTTLVEYSSPNIAKKFHAGHLRSTIIGNFIANLKQSLGNNVIRMNYLGDWGMQFGFLGAGFGQFGCQEKLKQNPLQHLFEVYVRVNKEAEHNEDMKQAARDFFRQLEQHESQAVSLWQQFREITVKEYHHVYKRLGVHFDIYSGESDHQDQAQKVVEQLQSQGLMKTSEKGTGVVDLSPDGDMSSVCTVLRSDGTTLYITRDLAAAIDRKHKYHFDEMIYVTDKSQANHFHQLFQILLAMGHSWADRCRHVPFGLVQGMKTRTGEVVFLEDVLDEARARMLDNMSQSKTTKEMDDPEGTAEKVGISALIVQDFKGPLHTDYKFDWDRMLQAQGDTGVFLQYTHARLCSLKRRNEGIESSTLDPSLLLEQTSISILQHLLRYDEVLYQSAQDLQPKHLVNFLLKLCHLVASAHRELPVKGSRQDLAKARLQLFSSACSVLANGMRILGITPVDKM is encoded by the exons ATGGCTTGTTTCTTTAGAAGAAGAATTGCAGAGAAG CTGGGTAGGACGCTAAAGCAACCGGAGGACGCCTTCATACCAGCGCTGTCAGCAGTTCCAGTTTTTAAGAAACA GAAGACCGCTGACTTCAAACTGTCAGTGAGCACGTTACGAACCGAAGGGATCTTACCATCCAGTGGAGACAttcagctgcagacagaaaacCTGGCCACTCAG CTGAAGCAGGACAGTGTGGTGGAACACATATCTGCTGACTGTGGAGTGATCAACTTTACAGTAAATCGCAAGCTTCTTGTCCAG AAAATTTTGGAGCCACTTGGGAAGCAGGAGGGTGAGAAATTTGGGTTAGATAGTGAACTTTTCAGTACCCTCAAGAGAGGAACAACATTAGTGGAAtatag CTCCCCAAATATTGCCAAAAAGTTCCATGCTGGACACTTGCGGTCTACAATTATCG GTAACTTCATTGCCAATCTAAAGCAGTCCCTAGGAAACAACGTTATTCGAATGAACTACCTTGGAGACTGGGGTATGCAGTTTG GTTTTCTAGGAGCCGGGTTCGGCCAGTTTGGATGTCAGgagaaattaaaacagaatCCCTTACAGCATCTGTTTGAG GTGTATGTCCGAGTCAACAAGGAAGCAGAGCACAATGAGGATATGAAGCAGGCTGCCAGAGACTTCTTTAGACAGCTGGAGCAGCATGAGAGCCAGGCCGTGTCGTTATGGCAACAGTTCAGAGAGATCACAGTGAAGGAGTATCATCACGTTTACAAG CGGTTAGGGGTCCACTTTGACATTTACTCCGGGGAGTCCGATCACCAAGATCAAGCCCAGAAAGTGgtggagcagctgcagagccAAGGCCTGATGAAAACCTCTGA GAAGGGAACTGGTGTAGTGGATCTTTCCCCTGACGGAGACATGAGCAGCGTCTGTACAGTGCTCCGCAGCGACGGCACAACGCTCTACATCACCAG AGATCTCGCTGCAGCCATCGACCGAAAACACAAGTACCACTTTGATGAGATGATTTATGTG acagATAAAAGTCAAGCGAATCACTTCCACCAGTTGTTCCAGATCCTGCTCGCTATGGGACACTCTTGGGCTGACAG GTGTCGGCATGTGCCTTTCGGCCTGGTGCAGGGCATGAAGACCAGGACCGGTGAGGTGGTGTTTCTGGAGGACGTGCTGGACGAAGCTCGAGCCCGAATGTTAGACAACATGAGCCAATCAAAAA CAACAAAGGAAATGGACGACCCAGAGGGCACAGCAGAGAAAGTGGGGATCAGTGCACTAATAGTCCAG GACTTCAAAGGTCCCCTGCACACAGACTATAAGTTTGACTGGGACAGGATGCTGCAGGCTCAGGGAGACACGGGCGTCTTCCTCCAGTACACACACGCTCGACTCTGCAG TTTAAAACGGAGGAATGAGGGCATAGAGTCATCTACACTCGATCCATCCCTTTTACTTGAGCAGACCAGTATCAGCATCCTGCAGCACCTCCTTCG ctaTGATGAGGTGTTGTACCAGTCGGCCCAGGATCTGCAACCCAAACACCTAGTCAACTTCTTACTGAAGCTGTG CCACCTGGTCGCCTCAGCACACAGAGAGTTGCCAGTAAAAGGAAGCCGTCAGGATCTCGCAAag GCAAGGTTACAACTGTTCAGCAGCGCCTGCTCAGTCCTGGCCAACGGGATGAGGATCCTCGGCATCACACCAGttgataaaatgtga
- the akirin2 gene encoding akirin-2, translating to MACGATLKRTLDFDPLMSPASPKRRRCAAIMSPVSSPQKYLRMEPSPFGEVSSRLTTEQILHNIKQEYKRLQKRRHLDSAFQQADGCCPLDLQNIHSGSALPGTSSGASSPTRKEQPLFSLRQVGMICERLLKEREDKIREEYDEILTTKLAEQYDAFVKFTHDQLMRRFGEQPASYVS from the exons ATGGCTTGCGGGGCTACTCTAAAAAGGACTCTTGACTTCGATCCACTTATGAGCCCGGCTTCTCCTAAAAGGAGGAGGTGCGCCGCGATCATGTCTCCGGTCTCTTCACCACAGAAGTATCTACGTATGGAACCCTCACCGTTCGGGGAAGTGTCGTCGAGACTCACTACAG agCAAATTCTACACAACATCAAACAAGAGTACAAGCGGCTGCAGAAGCGGCGACACCTGGACAGTGCTTTCCAGCAGGCGGATGGCTGCTGTCCTCTGGACCTGCAGAACATTCACAGTGGATCTGCCCTACCAG GTACATCCTCAGGTGCCTCATCTCCCACCAGGAAAGAGCAGCCTTTATTTTCCCTCAGACAGGTTGGAATGATCTGTGAAAGACTACTGAAAGAGCGAGAGGACAAAATCCGTGAGGAGTACGACGAGATACTGACGACAAAGCTTGCAG aGCAATATGACGCGTTCGTCAAGTTCACACATGACCAACTGATGCGAAGGTTTGGAGAACAGCCTGCTAGCT ATGTTTCCTGA